One genomic window of Myxocyprinus asiaticus isolate MX2 ecotype Aquarium Trade chromosome 5, UBuf_Myxa_2, whole genome shotgun sequence includes the following:
- the LOC127440680 gene encoding relaxin-3 receptor 1-like, protein MQGNGSALSPGLAACGPALDDGDALSNRTVGALQNLSLRCWLQLLSKESAPELYGDSSSMAMRVVIALVYLIVCALGLVGNLLALYLLQSRHRLKQSSINCFVMSLAVTDLQFVLTLPFWAVDTALDFRWPFGKVMCKIISSVTTMNMYASVFFLTAMSVARYCSLSSSLRMQSPKTASVEVKWASLGIWVVSVVATTPHAVYSTTAQLSDDELCLVRFSDSGSWDPQMLLGLYQTQKVLLGFVIPLVIICVCYLLLLRFVLRRRVSGIPGSDSERARHKRRSKVTKSVTIVVLSFFLCWLPNQALTLWGVLIKFDLVPFSNAFYNAQAYAFPITVCLAHTNSCLNPVLYCLIRQEYRTGLKKLLFRATPSIRNLAKLVDRKVAEAPPGVAVVQMEIGM, encoded by the coding sequence ATGCAGGGGAACGGCAGCGCGTTGTCACCGGGTTTGGCGGCGTGCGGACCGGCGCTAGATGACGGCGATGCCCTGTCGAACCGGACCGTGGGAGCTCTACAGAACCTCTCCCTGCGGTGCTGGCTGCAACTGCTCTCCAAAGAGTCCGCGCCGGAGCTCTATGGCGACAGCTCGAGCATGGCAATGCGCGTTGTGATCGCGCTCGTCTACCTGATCGTGTGTGCGCTGGGGCTAGTCGGGAATCTTTTGGCACTGTATCTGCTCCAATCGCGCCATAGACTCAAGCAGTCCTCTATCAATTGCTTCGTCATGAGTTTGGCTGTAACCGACCTGCAGTTTGTCCTGACCCTGCCTTTCTGGGCCGTGGACACCGCTTTGGACTTCCGATGGCCTTTTGGAAAGGTGATGTGCAAGATCATCAGCTCGGTGACGACTATGAATATGTACGCCAGTGTTTTCTTCCTCACGGCCATGAGTGTGGCTCGCTACTGTTCCCTGTCCTCTTCCCTACGGATGCAAAGTCCCAAAACGGCTTCGGTTGAGGTGAAATGGGCCAGTTTGGGTATCTGGGTCGTGTCCGTGGTGGCCACCACCCCCCACGCGGTCTACTCCACCACGGCGCAATTGTCTGATGACGAGCTGTGCCTGGTGCGCTTTTCGGACTCTGGAAGCTGGGATCCACAGATGCTCTTGGGTCTCTATCAGACCCAAAAGGTCCTTTTGGGCTTCGTGATTCCTCTGGTCATCATCTGCGTTTGTTATCTCCTCCTGTTGCGCTTCGTTCTACGGCGGCGCGTCAGCGGCATTCCAGGGTCGGACAGTGAGAGAGCGCGCCACAAGCGCCGCTCCAAAGTCACCAAATCCGTCACCATTGTGGTACTGTCGTTTTTCCTGTGCTGGCTGCCCAACCAGGCGCTGACGCTTTGGGGAGTGCTAATCAAATTCGATTTGGTGCCCTTCAGCAACGCGTTCTATAACGCGCAGGCCTATGCGTTCCCCATCACAGTATGCCTGGCGCACACGAACAGCTGTCTGAACCCGGTGCTGTACTGTTTGATCCGGCAGGAGTACCGCACTGGACTTAAGAAACTGCTGTTTAGGGCCACTCCATCCATTCGgaacctggccaagctggtggaCAGGAAGGTGGCAGAGGCTCCACCTGGAGTGGCCGTGGTGCAAATGGAGATTGGGATGTGA